A portion of the Flavobacterium magnum genome contains these proteins:
- a CDS encoding T9SS type A sorting domain-containing protein, with protein MNKQIFVSFLSIFSILFCRAQQAGDPDISFGSSGKAYADLGFADFTVIDQEILSDGSILLAGSKVSINLTQSDYEGYITKLDANGNIDTQFNGGNRVSNTDILGFSCMRVQPDGKIIVGGNTQWYGIALARYNEDGTLDETFGIGGQLLYGSSVYGNVTDIKVYADGRILVVSQVSYNNINNFRLSKLNPDGSPDTTFNNTGSRIVDYFDYEYAYRLEILPDGKFVVGGEYFDSSTHSHICFYKFNEDGTSDFDFGINGCAFFFNAPLNGEDFYAMDIQPDNKIIFSAKRVNYSSASKLITGRINTDGSIDTGYGTNGITSFNTNYGLGNTMGVFGFTGTIKCLDNGEILLSTDIYNSTTQNSNVILLKYTSAGQLATAFNGMGYLNFSFLNFRDFAPDFDIYDNKIFLAGHARGGNAGEKIAVAKFNMNGAIDDTFAANGKLFITFPEASGDFAAASTVLPDGKIITCGGIHGDNDFYGALVKYNSDGSIDTTFGNSGNVKLLDRGIIKNIAVQPDGKIVTWNASDFGIYNAKLSRFNADGTPDSSFASSGSYAFNTRYMTASDIKLQADNKIVICGRIDSVVNNYVLDCHFLARFNSDGTPDTSFGTAGRVVMCVDFDHKSEFNQLIIQPDGKMLVLGHVDGFNDSPYTRSEIMRFNTDGTIDNTFNAEISNTSNSYIQKMRLLNDGRILLLGTVFGNGEDQVRATLSCFHADGSLDTSFGEDGYAQYLSFSRGYDFQISLDHKIYVFGSFDNDQSDESAYFSIMRFTPEGMPDITFSTNGAVLLDLPWHYSYYQNALTLTADGKAMLTGAVYNPVNNSYDFMLAKYILESNLYVEDMSDGKTLFYPNPAVDVVNFTKDVAKTELFTIDGKRVYCPFSDNKADVSQLVKGIYLMNFETSDGVHHSAKLIRK; from the coding sequence ATGAACAAGCAGATTTTTGTTTCTTTCCTGAGTATTTTCAGTATTTTATTTTGCCGCGCCCAACAAGCAGGAGATCCTGATATTTCTTTTGGTAGTTCAGGCAAAGCTTATGCAGATTTAGGGTTCGCCGACTTTACTGTTATCGACCAGGAAATATTAAGCGATGGCAGTATATTATTAGCGGGAAGCAAGGTTAGTATAAACCTGACGCAATCCGATTATGAGGGCTATATTACGAAGCTTGATGCTAACGGCAATATCGATACCCAATTTAATGGGGGAAACCGTGTGTCAAATACAGATATATTGGGTTTTTCCTGTATGAGGGTACAACCCGATGGAAAAATAATCGTTGGAGGAAATACCCAATGGTATGGGATCGCGTTAGCCAGATACAACGAAGATGGTACACTTGATGAAACCTTTGGGATAGGAGGACAGCTGCTTTATGGAAGTTCCGTTTATGGTAATGTTACTGACATAAAAGTATATGCCGACGGGAGGATTTTAGTAGTTTCTCAGGTTAGTTATAACAATATCAATAATTTCAGGCTATCGAAATTAAATCCTGACGGTAGCCCTGATACTACTTTTAATAATACCGGTAGCAGGATAGTCGATTATTTTGATTATGAATATGCCTATCGGCTTGAGATACTTCCCGATGGAAAATTTGTTGTCGGAGGCGAGTATTTTGATTCAAGTACTCACAGCCACATTTGCTTTTATAAATTCAATGAAGATGGTACTTCTGATTTTGACTTTGGTATTAACGGCTGCGCATTTTTTTTCAATGCCCCTTTGAATGGCGAGGATTTTTATGCAATGGACATCCAACCGGACAATAAAATCATTTTTTCTGCCAAGAGAGTAAATTATTCTTCAGCTTCAAAACTAATTACGGGCAGAATCAACACAGATGGTTCAATAGACACCGGGTACGGAACTAACGGAATTACTTCTTTTAATACAAACTATGGTTTAGGAAATACAATGGGGGTTTTTGGTTTTACGGGGACGATTAAATGTCTTGATAATGGAGAAATCCTCCTGAGTACTGATATTTACAATTCAACGACCCAAAATTCCAATGTTATACTGCTTAAATATACTTCAGCCGGACAGCTTGCCACTGCTTTCAATGGTATGGGATATCTAAATTTCTCATTCCTTAATTTTAGAGACTTTGCACCAGACTTCGATATCTACGACAATAAAATCTTTCTGGCGGGCCATGCCAGGGGCGGTAATGCAGGAGAAAAAATTGCGGTCGCGAAATTTAATATGAATGGGGCTATCGACGATACTTTCGCAGCAAATGGAAAGCTGTTTATCACATTTCCTGAAGCTTCAGGTGATTTTGCCGCCGCTTCCACAGTGCTTCCCGATGGCAAGATAATTACTTGTGGCGGCATACACGGCGACAATGATTTTTACGGGGCATTGGTTAAATATAATTCAGACGGCAGTATTGATACGACATTTGGAAATTCGGGCAATGTAAAGTTGCTTGACAGGGGAATCATTAAAAATATTGCCGTGCAGCCTGATGGAAAAATCGTGACATGGAATGCTTCCGACTTTGGGATTTATAATGCGAAATTGTCAAGATTTAATGCCGATGGAACACCCGATAGCTCATTTGCCTCCTCGGGAAGCTATGCGTTTAACACACGATATATGACTGCCAGTGACATTAAGCTTCAGGCTGACAATAAAATTGTGATTTGCGGTAGGATTGATTCGGTCGTCAACAACTATGTCCTGGATTGTCATTTCCTCGCGCGATTCAATTCGGACGGTACACCTGACACATCATTCGGGACAGCAGGCAGGGTTGTAATGTGCGTGGATTTTGACCATAAATCGGAATTCAACCAGTTAATTATCCAGCCAGATGGAAAAATGCTTGTGCTGGGACATGTTGATGGCTTTAATGACAGTCCTTACACCCGGTCGGAAATAATGAGGTTCAATACAGATGGCACTATTGACAACACTTTTAACGCGGAAATTTCCAATACATCTAACAGCTATATCCAAAAAATGCGACTTCTGAACGATGGCAGAATCCTGCTCTTGGGCACCGTATTTGGCAATGGAGAAGACCAGGTTCGGGCTACATTGTCCTGTTTCCACGCTGATGGATCGTTGGACACCTCCTTCGGGGAGGATGGCTATGCGCAATATCTGTCGTTTTCAAGAGGATACGATTTCCAAATTTCTTTGGATCATAAAATATATGTATTTGGGAGTTTTGACAATGACCAGTCCGACGAATCAGCGTACTTCTCCATTATGCGCTTCACTCCGGAAGGAATGCCTGATATTACATTTAGTACGAACGGTGCCGTGTTGCTTGATTTACCATGGCATTACAGTTATTATCAGAATGCGCTGACATTGACTGCTGATGGCAAAGCCATGCTTACCGGCGCGGTCTACAATCCGGTAAACAATTCGTATGATTTTATGTTGGCGAAATATATTTTGGAGTCTAATCTTTATGTGGAAGATATGAGCGATGGCAAAACACTTTTTTACCCTAATCCTGCTGTTGATGTTGTGAATTTTACAAAAGATGTAGCTAAGACAGAATTATTTACGATAGATGGAAAAAGGGTGTATTGTCCTTTTTCTGATAATAAAGCCGATGTTTCACAACTAGTCAAAGGAATATACCTAATGAACTTTGAGACTTCGGATGGTGTGCACCATTCGGCAAAACTGATCAGGAAATAA
- a CDS encoding NUDIX hydrolase yields the protein MYKVFVNDKPLFLTNEIVKETDFQLFLLESADIKKVITRIFQNKIEKAYLYHPDEKEILKTLKSKMPVQKAGGGIVYNKKNEVLFIFRNGKWDLPKGGIEKGEEIEYTALREVEEETGVGKLVITDKLQKTYHIFKRNGRYKLKVTHWFEMRSSYDGPLLPQLEEGIEKVAWLGPKEMEEALKNSYENIKLLFENSPVIS from the coding sequence ATGTATAAAGTTTTTGTAAACGACAAACCGCTTTTCCTCACAAATGAAATCGTCAAGGAGACGGATTTTCAGTTATTTTTACTCGAAAGCGCTGATATAAAGAAGGTTATTACCAGGATTTTCCAGAATAAAATCGAAAAAGCGTACTTATACCATCCCGACGAGAAGGAAATCCTGAAAACGCTCAAGAGCAAGATGCCCGTACAAAAGGCGGGCGGCGGAATCGTATACAATAAAAAGAACGAAGTATTATTCATTTTCCGCAACGGCAAATGGGACTTACCCAAAGGCGGCATCGAAAAAGGAGAGGAAATTGAGTATACCGCGTTGCGCGAAGTCGAGGAAGAAACCGGCGTGGGCAAGCTGGTCATCACCGACAAACTGCAGAAAACCTACCACATCTTCAAGCGCAACGGGCGCTATAAACTCAAGGTGACGCATTGGTTTGAGATGCGAAGCAGCTACGACGGGCCATTACTGCCGCAATTGGAAGAAGGGATTGAAAAGGTTGCCTGGCTTGGCCCTAAAGAAATGGAAGAAGCTTTGAAGAACTCTTATGAAAATATTAAATTATTGTTTGAGAATTCCCCTGTTATTTCCTGA
- the pyrE gene encoding orotate phosphoribosyltransferase: MIFNKDTASKTAELLLQINAIKLNPGNPFTWASGWKSPIYCDNRITLSFPPIRNYLKEEFAKNIEKQFGKPDVIAGVATGAIGIGLLVAEALALPFVYVRPEPKKHGRLNQIEGFLQKGQNVVVIEDLISTGNSSLMAVEALKEAGANVKGMAAIFSYGFDVANKNFKAANVDLYTLSNYESLLPLAVAKKYITEEEEQTLIEWRVSPSTWGVEV, translated from the coding sequence ATGATTTTCAATAAAGATACAGCCAGTAAAACTGCCGAATTGCTTTTACAAATAAATGCAATTAAATTGAATCCAGGAAATCCTTTTACATGGGCATCAGGATGGAAATCCCCGATTTACTGTGACAACAGGATCACGCTGTCTTTCCCGCCGATACGGAATTACCTCAAGGAAGAATTTGCCAAGAATATCGAAAAACAATTCGGAAAGCCCGACGTGATTGCGGGGGTTGCTACCGGAGCGATCGGCATCGGACTGCTCGTGGCTGAAGCTTTGGCGCTGCCATTCGTTTACGTAAGGCCTGAACCGAAAAAGCACGGCCGCCTGAACCAGATTGAGGGGTTCCTGCAAAAGGGACAGAACGTTGTCGTCATTGAAGACCTTATCAGTACCGGGAACAGCAGCCTGATGGCCGTGGAAGCGTTGAAGGAAGCCGGCGCCAATGTCAAAGGCATGGCCGCCATATTCAGCTATGGTTTTGATGTCGCCAATAAGAATTTCAAGGCCGCAAATGTAGACCTCTACACCCTGAGCAATTACGAAAGCCTGCTCCCATTGGCCGTGGCAAAAAAATACATTACCGAAGAAGAGGAACAAACCCTGATCGAATGGCGTGTGAGTCCGTCGACATGGGGCGTGGAAGTATAG
- a CDS encoding orotate phosphoribosyltransferase → MNLESPKVTVEKSAQYLFDALSQVSNYEKLMPDTISKFEVLDADSFLFGLKGMPEIKLRMKDKIPTTKIVLGAASDKLPFTLTAAIYSVSDSVSEVQLFFEGEFNAMMAMMVKGPISKFIETLATNMHKL, encoded by the coding sequence ATGAATCTCGAAAGCCCGAAAGTTACCGTAGAAAAATCAGCGCAGTATTTATTTGATGCGTTGTCACAGGTGAGCAATTACGAAAAACTGATGCCTGACACCATCTCCAAATTTGAAGTGCTTGATGCGGATTCATTCCTGTTCGGATTGAAAGGCATGCCCGAAATCAAGTTGCGCATGAAAGACAAGATCCCGACGACTAAAATAGTTTTGGGCGCGGCAAGTGACAAACTTCCGTTTACGCTGACTGCCGCTATTTACTCAGTGTCAGATTCGGTTTCCGAAGTACAGCTGTTCTTCGAAGGCGAGTTCAATGCGATGATGGCGATGATGGTGAAAGGTCCGATCAGCAAGTTCATAGAGACACTGGCCACAAACATGCACAAATTATAA
- a CDS encoding PA2169 family four-helix-bundle protein, translating into MENTKTISVLNELIEINNDRVEGYETASKETKDSDLQALFATLQSTSQANLTELRQEVTRLGGKPEEGTRVTGKFFRAWMEVKAALTGNDRQSVLNSCEFGEDKALETYEHVLTNHTADLSADQIAMIRKQQAALQGEHDKVRALRDAA; encoded by the coding sequence ATGGAAAATACCAAGACCATCAGCGTACTGAACGAGCTGATTGAAATCAACAACGACCGCGTAGAAGGTTATGAAACCGCGTCAAAAGAAACAAAAGACAGTGACTTACAGGCACTTTTCGCCACGCTGCAGTCGACAAGCCAGGCCAACCTCACAGAATTACGTCAGGAAGTGACACGCCTGGGCGGTAAACCCGAAGAAGGGACGCGCGTTACCGGCAAATTCTTCCGTGCCTGGATGGAAGTGAAAGCAGCCCTCACAGGCAATGACCGCCAGTCAGTATTGAACTCATGTGAGTTTGGAGAAGACAAGGCCCTCGAAACCTACGAGCATGTGCTGACAAACCATACTGCTGACTTATCAGCCGACCAGATTGCGATGATCAGGAAGCAACAGGCTGCGCTGCAAGGCGAGCATGACAAGGTGCGCGCACTGCGCGATGCCGCTTAA
- a CDS encoding DUF72 domain-containing protein, which yields MDKKSIITGCSSFNEANWKGVFYPEDLPRKAWFEYYCRFFNTYEMNGTFYKFPTEKTLANWYTKAPEGFRFSVKMYKGVTHYRKFVDCARELSGFYEVCRNQLREKLGCILFQLPPSFHYSEARLQLLLDALDYSFTNAVEFRHSSWWQESVYEAFRKKGIVFCNVSYPAMPETLVATADTGYVRLHGVPKLFYSGYADATLHQLHHDLLEQHWEKAFVYFNNTASVEGIRNALSFDNL from the coding sequence ATGGATAAAAAAAGCATCATCACCGGCTGCTCCTCGTTTAACGAAGCCAATTGGAAGGGTGTATTTTATCCCGAAGATTTGCCCAGGAAGGCATGGTTTGAGTACTATTGCCGGTTCTTCAATACCTATGAAATGAACGGCACATTCTACAAATTTCCTACGGAGAAGACCCTGGCGAACTGGTATACCAAGGCGCCCGAAGGTTTTCGCTTTTCAGTCAAGATGTACAAAGGCGTAACACATTACAGGAAGTTTGTGGACTGCGCGCGCGAGTTGTCGGGGTTTTATGAGGTTTGCCGGAACCAGCTCAGGGAAAAACTCGGGTGCATATTATTCCAGTTGCCGCCGTCATTCCATTATTCCGAAGCGCGGTTGCAGCTGCTCCTTGACGCACTCGATTATAGTTTTACGAATGCGGTGGAGTTCCGCCATAGCAGTTGGTGGCAGGAGTCGGTATACGAAGCGTTTCGAAAAAAAGGCATAGTGTTTTGCAACGTAAGCTACCCCGCGATGCCCGAGACGCTGGTCGCTACTGCCGATACAGGCTACGTGAGGCTGCACGGTGTCCCGAAATTATTCTATTCGGGGTACGCGGATGCGACGTTGCACCAACTGCACCATGACCTGCTCGAACAACATTGGGAAAAGGCATTCGTTTATTTTAACAACACCGCCAGCGTTGAGGGAATCCGGAATGCACTGTCATTCGACAACTTGTAA
- a CDS encoding DNA-formamidopyrimidine glycosylase family protein — protein MPEGPTIVILREQLAPFTGEKVTAAHGTARIDLSRLEGQHITAFKSWGKHCLICVRGFSIRIHLLMFGSYRINDHKDVAPRIGLTFNDGEINFYTCAVKLLEGDVNDHYDWTADVMNDNWNARLAKKKLAAIPEQMICDALLEQDIFSGVGNIIKNEVLYRVRLHPESLCGSIPDAKLRELIREARQYSFEFLEWKKKSELKKHWLAYTKKTCKRCNLPFAKKYTGTGKRRSFFCAKCQKLHHG, from the coding sequence ATGCCTGAAGGCCCAACCATCGTCATACTCAGAGAACAGCTTGCGCCGTTTACTGGCGAAAAAGTGACTGCTGCGCACGGAACCGCGCGGATTGACCTGTCCCGGCTCGAAGGACAGCACATCACCGCATTCAAAAGCTGGGGCAAGCACTGCCTGATCTGTGTCCGGGGATTCAGCATACGCATTCATTTGCTGATGTTCGGGAGTTACCGCATTAACGATCACAAGGATGTCGCGCCCCGTATCGGACTTACCTTCAACGATGGTGAAATCAATTTTTATACCTGTGCCGTAAAGCTGCTGGAAGGCGATGTCAATGACCATTACGACTGGACCGCTGATGTGATGAACGACAACTGGAATGCGCGGCTGGCCAAGAAGAAACTGGCTGCCATACCTGAGCAAATGATTTGTGACGCGTTGCTGGAGCAGGACATATTTTCGGGCGTAGGGAATATCATCAAAAATGAGGTGTTGTATCGCGTAAGGCTTCACCCTGAGTCGCTTTGCGGTTCAATCCCGGATGCCAAGCTGCGCGAACTCATCAGAGAAGCACGGCAGTACAGCTTCGAATTCCTTGAATGGAAAAAGAAATCCGAATTGAAAAAACACTGGCTGGCCTACACCAAAAAAACCTGCAAGCGCTGTAACCTGCCGTTTGCAAAAAAATACACCGGGACCGGAAAGCGACGCAGTTTTTTCTGCGCCAAATGCCAGAAACTCCACCATGGATAA
- a CDS encoding catalase has protein sequence MKSNNARSDVHQDSKKTDLSVNTADANNKFMTTNQGVRVNDDNNSLKAGDRGPSLLEDFILREKITHFDHERIPERIVHARGSAAHGFFEVTNPIPQFTKAGFLQEKGQKTPVFTRFSTVAGSRGSTDLARDVRGFSVKFYTEAGIYDFVGNNIPVFFIQDASKFPDLIHAVKPEPHNEIPQAASAHDTFWDFISLMPESMHMVMWAMSDRSIPRSYRMMEGFGVHTFRFINEQHESHFVKIHWKPKLGTHAVVWDEAQKISGKDPDFHRRDLWEAIEAGHFPEWEMGVQLIPEADESKYDFDLLDPTKLIPEELVPVTIIGRMVLNRNPDNFFAETEQVAFHPGHVVPGIDFSNDPLLQGRLFSYTDTQLSRLGSPNFHEIPINRSISPTHNHQRDGHMRQEINTGRVSYHPNSLGGGCPYQARIAEGGFASFNERIDAHKVRQRSDSFSDHFSQATLFFNSQTEVEQGHIIKALRFELSKVETTAIRVRMVGLLSQVDAGLAEKVALGLGLPVPSKPESPMNHGVGADADGSQEPKPLLAPQQPSDTLGMIRNPTVSPTIETRKVAILCHDGVNETQLSAFRALLVEKGAKGCVIAPHMGFVTTDRGGAVAVEATFLNTSSVLFDAVYIPGGTAISIIAEDPDVLDFINEAYKHCKVIGAEGEGIDLLANTYFASKTSNNEDAGLIADRDGQKDFGQRFVEAMGRHRIWDREPKV, from the coding sequence ATGAAAAGCAACAACGCGCGTTCCGACGTCCATCAGGACTCGAAGAAAACTGATTTGTCAGTAAACACAGCTGACGCCAACAATAAATTCATGACCACCAACCAGGGTGTCCGTGTCAACGACGACAACAACTCCCTGAAGGCAGGGGATCGCGGCCCTTCATTGCTCGAGGATTTTATCCTGCGCGAGAAGATTACGCATTTTGACCACGAACGGATACCCGAACGGATCGTGCACGCCCGCGGGTCTGCAGCCCATGGATTTTTTGAGGTAACCAATCCGATCCCTCAATTTACAAAAGCAGGTTTTCTTCAGGAGAAAGGCCAGAAAACACCTGTGTTTACGAGGTTCTCCACCGTGGCAGGGTCTCGTGGCTCGACCGACCTTGCGCGGGATGTCCGTGGATTCAGCGTGAAATTCTATACGGAGGCCGGTATCTATGATTTCGTAGGCAACAACATTCCCGTATTTTTCATCCAGGATGCTTCCAAATTCCCGGACCTGATTCACGCAGTAAAGCCTGAACCGCACAATGAGATTCCGCAGGCCGCTTCTGCGCACGATACGTTCTGGGATTTCATATCACTGATGCCCGAATCGATGCACATGGTGATGTGGGCGATGTCTGACCGCTCCATTCCGCGGAGTTACCGGATGATGGAAGGATTTGGCGTACACACCTTCCGGTTCATCAACGAACAACATGAGTCCCACTTTGTAAAAATCCACTGGAAGCCTAAATTGGGGACGCATGCAGTGGTGTGGGACGAAGCCCAGAAAATCTCAGGTAAAGACCCCGACTTCCACAGGCGTGACCTCTGGGAAGCCATTGAGGCGGGCCACTTCCCGGAGTGGGAAATGGGCGTGCAGCTAATTCCTGAAGCCGATGAATCCAAATACGATTTTGACCTGCTCGATCCTACCAAACTCATACCAGAAGAACTGGTCCCGGTAACGATAATCGGACGGATGGTATTGAACAGGAACCCTGATAACTTTTTTGCCGAAACCGAACAGGTGGCTTTCCATCCGGGGCATGTCGTGCCCGGCATCGATTTCAGTAACGATCCGTTGCTTCAGGGCAGGTTGTTTTCATACACCGATACGCAGCTGTCGCGGCTCGGCAGCCCGAATTTCCACGAAATTCCGATTAATCGCAGCATTTCGCCCACACACAACCACCAGCGCGACGGGCACATGCGGCAGGAAATCAACACGGGTCGTGTGAGCTACCATCCGAATTCCCTCGGTGGCGGCTGTCCGTACCAGGCCAGGATTGCGGAAGGCGGCTTTGCCAGTTTTAACGAACGCATCGATGCCCATAAAGTCAGGCAGCGTAGTGACAGCTTTTCGGACCACTTCAGCCAGGCCACTTTATTTTTCAACAGCCAGACTGAAGTTGAACAGGGCCACATCATAAAGGCATTGCGTTTTGAACTAAGCAAGGTTGAAACCACTGCGATTCGGGTCAGGATGGTCGGCCTGTTGTCGCAGGTTGATGCGGGGCTAGCAGAAAAGGTTGCGCTGGGCCTCGGCCTCCCGGTCCCTTCAAAACCCGAATCACCTATGAACCATGGCGTGGGTGCTGACGCGGATGGCAGTCAGGAACCCAAACCGCTCCTTGCGCCACAACAGCCTTCTGATACGCTGGGTATGATCAGGAACCCGACTGTCAGTCCGACAATTGAAACCAGGAAAGTAGCGATCCTGTGTCATGATGGCGTCAATGAAACGCAGCTGTCAGCCTTCAGGGCGTTATTGGTCGAAAAGGGCGCAAAAGGATGTGTGATTGCACCACATATGGGATTTGTCACTACCGATCGCGGTGGCGCTGTGGCTGTGGAAGCCACCTTCCTCAATACCTCTTCGGTGTTATTTGATGCGGTGTACATCCCGGGTGGGACGGCAATCAGTATAATCGCCGAAGATCCTGACGTACTTGATTTCATTAACGAAGCGTATAAACATTGTAAGGTTATTGGTGCGGAAGGGGAAGGCATCGATCTTCTGGCCAATACTTATTTTGCGTCAAAAACATCCAATAATGAAGACGCGGGCCTCATTGCCGACAGGGATGGGCAGAAAGATTTCGGGCAGCGTTTTGTTGAGGCCATGGGCAGGCATCGTATCTGGGATCGGGAACCAAAAGTATAG
- a CDS encoding ferritin-like domain-containing protein, whose amino-acid sequence MKNTNNSDKSGFVAAASDAANDLRAFFIDSLRDIYWAENALVKALPKMAANATSPHLSTAISEHHSITQNQLRRLEQVFELLGEKAEAKKCEAMAGLLKEGDSILAETQPGPVRDAGIIAASQKIEHYEIATYGTLCAFAKTLGENDAAKLLMQTLAEEKEADMLLSDAAYNQINFEAAAE is encoded by the coding sequence ATGAAAAATACCAATAATTCAGACAAGAGTGGTTTCGTTGCTGCTGCATCAGACGCCGCCAATGACCTTCGCGCGTTCTTCATTGACAGTTTAAGGGACATTTACTGGGCAGAAAATGCACTGGTGAAAGCCTTGCCAAAGATGGCCGCCAATGCTACTTCGCCCCATCTGTCAACCGCGATCAGCGAGCATCACAGCATAACCCAGAATCAGCTCAGGCGATTGGAGCAGGTTTTTGAACTGCTCGGTGAAAAAGCCGAAGCAAAAAAATGCGAGGCCATGGCCGGACTGTTGAAGGAAGGTGACAGCATCCTCGCGGAAACCCAGCCGGGACCCGTCAGGGACGCCGGAATCATCGCCGCTTCACAGAAGATTGAGCATTACGAGATTGCGACCTATGGCACGTTGTGCGCCTTTGCGAAAACATTGGGTGAGAATGATGCGGCAAAATTGCTCATGCAGACACTGGCTGAGGAGAAAGAGGCCGACATGCTGTTGAGCGACGCGGCATACAATCAGATCAATTTTGAAGCTGCAGCTGAGTAA